The following coding sequences lie in one Archaeoglobus neptunius genomic window:
- a CDS encoding XTP/dITP diphosphatase: MYFITSNEGKFREVERIAEMYGIQVKWMKMKYVEPQGNSLEEIAKLSARMLAEKIEGEFVIEDSGLFVEALKGFPGPYSSYVFKTIGNEGILKLMDGVKDRKAYFMAVVAYWDGEKAHVFTGKVDGEIADSARGTKGFGYDPIFLYGDKTFAEMETGEKNKVSHRRRAFEEFFKWLKEKS; this comes from the coding sequence ATGTACTTCATAACCTCCAACGAGGGAAAGTTCAGAGAAGTAGAAAGGATAGCGGAGATGTACGGAATTCAGGTAAAATGGATGAAGATGAAATACGTTGAACCCCAGGGAAACTCCCTCGAAGAAATTGCAAAACTTAGCGCCCGGATGCTTGCGGAGAAGATCGAGGGGGAGTTTGTCATAGAAGATAGCGGGCTCTTTGTTGAAGCTTTAAAAGGATTTCCCGGACCCTATTCAAGCTACGTATTCAAGACCATAGGTAATGAGGGAATCCTGAAGTTGATGGACGGTGTGAAAGATAGAAAGGCCTATTTCATGGCCGTTGTGGCCTACTGGGATGGAGAAAAGGCGCACGTTTTCACGGGAAAAGTCGACGGGGAGATTGCCGATAGCGCCAGAGGCACGAAGGGGTTTGGATACGATCCCATCTTCCTTTATGGGGACAAAACCTTTGCGGAAATGGAAACCGGGGAAAAAAACAAGGTTTCACACAGAAGAAGGGCTTTTGAAGAGTTTTTCAAATGGTTGAAAGAAAAAAGTTAA
- a CDS encoding TrpB-like pyridoxal phosphate-dependent enzyme, which yields MKKILLEEDEIPKHWYNILPDLPEPLPPPLHPATQEPVKPEDLEPIFPRGLIEQEMSGERWVKIPEEVREIYKIWRPTPLIRAERLEKALKTPARIYFKYEGVSPPGSHKPNTAVAQAYYNSKEGVERLTTETGAGQWGSALCFATKLFEMDCTVYMVRVSFTQKPYRRVMMETWGGEVIPSPSERTEIGRKILAENPDSPGSLGIAISEAIEDAAKNENTKYSLGSVLNHVLLHQTVIGLETKRQLEIAGEKPDVLIGCVGGGSNFAGLAYPFVNDAKNGDLEIIAVEPAACPTLTGGEYKYDYGDVAGLTPLLKMYTLGHDFIPPPIHAGGLRYHGDTPTLCMLVKHGIIRAKAVKQIPTFEAGVLFARTEGIIPAPETNHAVRAAIDEALKAKESNEEKVIVFGFSGHGMLDLQAYDDYLTGKLSDT from the coding sequence ATGAAGAAAATTTTACTAGAAGAGGACGAGATTCCGAAACACTGGTACAACATACTTCCCGATTTGCCCGAGCCACTTCCTCCTCCTCTGCATCCAGCCACTCAGGAACCGGTAAAACCTGAGGACCTTGAACCCATTTTCCCCAGAGGTCTGATAGAGCAGGAGATGAGTGGCGAAAGATGGGTGAAAATTCCAGAGGAGGTTAGAGAAATATATAAAATCTGGAGGCCCACACCACTGATCCGGGCTGAGAGGCTTGAAAAAGCTCTGAAAACACCGGCAAGAATTTACTTCAAGTATGAGGGAGTAAGCCCACCGGGGAGCCACAAACCAAATACTGCCGTTGCGCAGGCTTATTATAACTCTAAAGAAGGTGTGGAGAGACTTACAACCGAGACAGGGGCTGGACAGTGGGGATCCGCACTGTGCTTCGCAACCAAACTCTTTGAGATGGACTGCACGGTCTACATGGTAAGGGTGAGTTTCACGCAGAAACCGTACAGAAGGGTTATGATGGAAACATGGGGAGGGGAGGTAATCCCATCTCCAAGCGAAAGAACGGAGATCGGTAGGAAGATACTGGCTGAAAATCCGGACAGCCCCGGGAGTCTGGGTATTGCGATTAGCGAGGCCATAGAGGATGCAGCAAAGAATGAAAACACAAAGTACAGCCTCGGAAGCGTTCTGAATCATGTTCTTCTTCATCAGACCGTCATAGGGCTTGAAACTAAAAGACAGCTTGAAATTGCAGGCGAAAAGCCTGATGTGCTTATTGGATGTGTTGGTGGCGGGAGCAACTTCGCTGGACTGGCATATCCATTTGTAAACGATGCAAAGAACGGAGATCTCGAGATTATTGCAGTCGAGCCAGCAGCATGCCCGACATTAACTGGCGGGGAATACAAGTACGACTACGGAGATGTGGCCGGGCTCACACCGCTGCTCAAAATGTACACCCTTGGACACGACTTCATTCCACCCCCCATTCATGCAGGTGGGTTGAGATATCATGGAGACACACCTACACTTTGCATGCTGGTTAAACACGGCATTATCAGGGCAAAAGCCGTCAAGCAGATCCCCACCTTCGAGGCAGGGGTGCTGTTTGCAAGAACCGAGGGTATAATCCCGGCCCCAGAAACAAATCACGCTGTTAGGGCTGCAATAGATGAGGCATTGAAGGCAAAGGAGAGTAATGAAGAGAAGGTGATAGTTTTCGGGTTTAGTGGACACGGTATGCTGGATTTACAGGCCTACGACGATTATCTAACCGGAAAGCTGTCGGATACCTGA
- a CDS encoding DUF6834 family protein: protein MDVKIVEELSRMLESRKVVTEEEVRRKAIRAALKILGPELVDSKLDLIEEVTCSLIDCPISLKSLHFSEKVKIEDIFFYHPHTEKPEREDFEVAYFEYVISKSYLESIAAMQETTDRFFDGYSVRGNYMRVYSKGNRKYFVFYSTIDDVYEDIEHHLDMVEKVDGEYVVVVPTEKELGPFLKFFKKYSEDAKRTGLKIWVVNPEVKSIDPFIGYPKDFRLLKGFKNPKAAALVSAYWRVDVKELD, encoded by the coding sequence ATGGATGTAAAGATTGTTGAGGAGTTATCCAGAATGCTTGAGAGCAGAAAAGTTGTAACGGAGGAGGAAGTTAGAAGAAAGGCCATAAGAGCCGCTCTAAAGATTCTCGGCCCGGAACTCGTTGATTCAAAACTGGATCTTATTGAAGAGGTTACCTGCAGTCTTATTGATTGTCCGATAAGTCTGAAAAGTCTCCATTTCTCAGAGAAGGTGAAAATAGAAGATATTTTTTTCTACCACCCCCACACAGAAAAACCTGAAAGGGAGGATTTCGAGGTAGCCTACTTTGAATACGTGATATCCAAATCCTACCTTGAAAGTATCGCCGCAATGCAGGAAACCACGGACAGATTCTTTGATGGGTACAGCGTTAGAGGAAACTACATGAGGGTTTACAGCAAGGGTAACAGGAAGTACTTTGTTTTTTACTCAACGATCGATGATGTTTATGAGGATATCGAGCATCATCTGGATATGGTTGAAAAGGTGGACGGCGAGTATGTGGTGGTGGTGCCAACGGAAAAGGAGCTCGGACCATTTCTGAAGTTTTTCAAAAAGTATTCGGAGGATGCAAAGAGGACAGGACTTAAAATATGGGTCGTGAACCCTGAGGTCAAGAGTATTGACCCATTCATAGGTTATCCGAAAGATTTCAGGCTGTTAAAGGGCTTCAAGAACCCTAAAGCTGCAGCTCTGGTCAGTGCCTACTGGAGGGTTGATGTTAAGGAGCTGGACTAA